The following are from one region of the Vitis riparia cultivar Riparia Gloire de Montpellier isolate 1030 chromosome 9, EGFV_Vit.rip_1.0, whole genome shotgun sequence genome:
- the LOC117922519 gene encoding protein JINGUBANG-like, translated as MEFYGKGNLWNFVEEERRNMHFTRSLSFSTDQNVSEPHESPFVSPKASSASATSIPLSPMSPETPWKLSPMHASPSPSLLYHCLASLHRYEGNVFSIAISRDFIFTGSESSRIHTWKRPDCTEVGHIKASSPDVRAILAHGRILFTTHGDCKIRVWDVSVTEKFRPKKITTLPHRNPFFLFPKKNSHQHKDYISCLAYNDGEKLLYTGSWDKSVKVWNIFEKRCVDSFVAHEGHINAIVINQQDGCVFTCSSDGAVKIWRRVYGESSHILTMTLKFQLSPVNTLALSSSPSSCFLYSGSSDGLINFWDKEKTSGRFNHCGFLQGHHFAVLCLATIRELILSGSEDATIRVWRREEGHCFHSCLAVMDGHHGPVRCLAASLEIEGLLVYSASLDRTFKVWRVKLLTPEKAAMEELVVTNDQQTEIEECKMSPVLSPSWVEKKIQANHFQ; from the coding sequence ATGGAGTTCTATGGCAAAGGAAACCTTTGGAACTTCGTTGAAGAAGAAAGGAGGAACATGCATTTTACCAGGAGCCTCTCTTTCAGTACTGATCAAAATGTGTCTGAACCCCATGAATCCCCTTTTGTTTCTCCTAAGGCTTCTTCGGCTTCTGCAACATCGATCCCATTATCGCCCATGAGCCCCGAGACTCCATGGAAGCTCTCCCCCATGCATGCATCTCCCTCCCCATCCCTTCTCTATCACTGCTTAGCTTCACTCCATCGATATGAAGGTAACGTCTTTTCTATTGCTATTTCAAGGGATTTTATCTTTACTGGTTCCGAAAGTAGCCGAATCCATACATGGAAAAGGCCTGATTGCACTGAAGTTGGTCACATTAAGGCTAGTTCTCCTGATGTGCGAGCCATCTTGGCTCATGGAAGGATACTCTTCACAACACATGGTGACTGCAAAATCCGAGTATGGGATGTTTCAGTTACAGAGAAATTTCGACCGAAGAAGATCACTACCTTACCTCACAGAAATCCATTCTTCTTGTTTCCAAAGAAGAACTCTCACCAGCACAAAGACTACATCTCTTGCCTGGCCTACAACGATGGAGAAAAGCTTTTGTACACAGGATCATGGGATAAATCAGTGAAGGTTTGGAACATCTTCGAGAAGCGATGTGTTGATTCATTTGTGGCTCATGAAGGCCATATTAATGCAATTGTGATCAACCAACAAGATGGGTGTGTTTTCACTTGCTCCTCTGATGGTGCAGTGAAAATATGGAGAAGGGTTTATGGAGAAAGCTCACATATCCTCACCATGACACTGAAATTCCAGCTTTCACCAGTCAATACCTTGGCACTGAGCTCATCGCCCAGCTCTTGTTTCCTCTATTCAGGCTCATCTGATGGCCTAATAAACTTCTGGGATAAGGAAAAGACTTCTGGTCGATTCAACCATTGTGGGTTCTTACAAGGTCATCATTTTGCCGTCCTGTGTCTAGCAACTATACGTGAATTAATCCTCAGTGGTTCTGAGGATGCAACTATAAGGGTGTGGAGAAGAGAGGAAGGGCATTGCTTTCATTCATGTCTGGCAGTTATGGATGGACATCATGGGCCAGTGAGGTGCTTAGCTGCATCTTTGGAAATCGAGGGGTTGTTGGTATATAGTGCAAGCTTGGATCGAACTTTCAAGGTATGGCGAGTTAAACTTTTGACACCAGAGAAGGCAGCAATGGAGGAATTAGTAGTAACAAATGATCAGCAGACAGAGATTGAGGAGTGTAAGATGAGTCCAGTTTTATCTCCTTCATGGGTAGAGAAGAAGATTCAAGCCAACCATTTTCAGTAG